In a single window of the Pyrococcus sp. NA2 genome:
- a CDS encoding helix-turn-helix domain-containing protein codes for MEPDLFYILGNKVRRDLLSHLTCTECYFSLLSSRVTVSSTAVAKHLRIMEREGILKSYEKEERFIGPTKKYYKISVAKSYVVTLTPDMFWFKGFDIDNPVLTDFKIELSKLNENPEGLRSLLTEFLKASKELDKVLKAFVSIEAYRNSLIKKIKDEYLRTIGDMTQLAILHYLLLNGEATIEELSDRLNLKEREIRERIAEMSKFVPIKLINNEKVLLDEEKIMKGDWNGEEDKGSGE; via the coding sequence ATGGAACCTGATTTGTTTTACATCCTCGGGAACAAGGTTAGAAGGGATTTACTGTCTCATTTAACATGTACCGAGTGTTACTTTAGCCTTCTAAGTAGTAGGGTAACCGTATCATCAACGGCCGTTGCAAAGCATCTCAGGATAATGGAGAGGGAGGGCATACTGAAGTCTTACGAAAAGGAGGAGAGGTTCATAGGGCCTACTAAGAAGTACTATAAGATATCGGTTGCGAAGTCCTATGTGGTCACCTTAACTCCAGACATGTTTTGGTTCAAAGGGTTCGACATAGATAACCCAGTCCTCACGGATTTCAAGATAGAACTGTCCAAGCTCAATGAAAATCCCGAGGGTTTAAGGAGCCTCCTCACTGAGTTCTTAAAGGCTAGTAAAGAGTTGGATAAGGTTTTAAAGGCCTTTGTTTCAATAGAGGCTTACAGAAATAGCTTAATTAAGAAGATTAAGGATGAATACTTAAGAACCATTGGTGATATGACTCAACTTGCGATCCTCCATTACCTCCTTCTAAATGGTGAGGCCACAATTGAAGAACTTAGCGACAGGCTGAACTTGAAGGAAAGAGAGATTAGAGAGAGAATAGCCGAAATGAGTAAGTTCGTCCCGATAAAGTTAATAAATAACGAGAAGGTCTTACTGGACGAGGAGAAAATAATGAAGGGTGATTGGAATGGCGAAGAGGATAAGGGTTCTGGTGAATGA
- a CDS encoding alkaline phosphatase has protein sequence MKTLKTFLLLGIIFVFPFQPSLAYEHSAPKNIILLIGDGMGFAQVQLTRLVYGHLNMEEFPYTGFLLTDSLSGEVTDSAAAGTAIATGVKTYNRMISMLNISKGYYVNLTTLLEIAQMLGKSTGLVTTTRITHATPAVFASHVPERDMEKEIAKQLILHNVTVLMGGGRKKFSRETLEFAKKLGYTIVYTRDELMNVSEVRKLLGLFADSHIPFVLDRKESDVGLLEMTKKAIEILEKNPNGFFLMIEGGRIDHACHLNDVASTVAETKEFDDVVGYILEYAKKRGDTLVIVLADHETGGLAVGLNYGRSIKINEIKNINASVEKIAREIIEKGDIEGVLRRYTGLTFTEEEINAIKEIRDPYKIANILGEIISKKLGVGFASHKHTGEPVPLLAYGPGAENFRGFMHHIDVAKTIAKLMLFGNKMLHAEISSRPSSVKGDITGDYKVTPEDAYVALTLFLGEKVDTRIEELIDMDKNGIIDLGDVFRIYSHS, from the coding sequence ATGAAAACCCTAAAAACCTTCTTACTCCTAGGAATAATATTTGTGTTCCCGTTTCAGCCCTCTCTAGCTTATGAGCACAGTGCCCCAAAGAACATTATACTGCTAATTGGAGATGGCATGGGATTCGCCCAAGTTCAACTAACAAGGCTGGTATATGGACACCTCAACATGGAGGAATTTCCGTACACTGGTTTTTTACTTACCGATTCTCTAAGTGGAGAGGTCACAGACTCAGCCGCCGCAGGAACGGCAATAGCCACTGGAGTGAAAACATACAATAGGATGATATCCATGTTGAACATATCCAAAGGATACTATGTGAACCTAACTACCCTACTCGAAATTGCTCAAATGCTTGGAAAGTCAACTGGGTTAGTGACAACTACAAGGATAACCCATGCAACACCTGCCGTATTCGCATCCCATGTTCCGGAGAGAGATATGGAGAAGGAGATAGCCAAGCAATTGATACTCCACAACGTGACAGTCCTAATGGGTGGTGGGAGGAAGAAATTCAGCAGAGAAACTCTTGAATTTGCAAAAAAACTTGGCTATACAATAGTATATACGAGAGACGAACTCATGAATGTAAGTGAAGTGAGAAAACTCCTTGGGCTATTTGCAGACAGCCACATTCCTTTTGTCCTAGATAGGAAGGAGAGCGATGTAGGCCTATTAGAGATGACCAAGAAAGCGATAGAGATTCTAGAGAAGAATCCAAATGGTTTCTTCTTAATGATTGAAGGAGGTAGAATAGATCATGCATGCCACTTAAATGATGTTGCCTCAACAGTTGCAGAGACCAAGGAATTCGACGATGTAGTTGGATACATCTTAGAGTATGCAAAAAAGAGGGGAGACACGTTGGTGATAGTTCTAGCTGATCATGAAACAGGAGGACTCGCCGTTGGTTTGAATTATGGAAGGTCGATTAAGATTAACGAGATCAAGAACATCAACGCCAGCGTTGAGAAGATAGCAAGGGAAATCATTGAAAAGGGGGACATAGAGGGAGTTCTAAGAAGGTATACAGGTCTTACATTTACAGAAGAAGAGATAAATGCTATAAAGGAAATTAGGGATCCATACAAAATAGCAAACATCCTTGGGGAGATAATTTCAAAGAAGCTTGGAGTAGGGTTTGCCTCTCATAAGCACACCGGAGAACCGGTTCCTCTATTAGCCTATGGACCCGGAGCAGAGAATTTTAGAGGATTCATGCATCACATCGATGTAGCAAAGACCATAGCAAAGTTAATGTTATTTGGGAACAAAATGCTCCATGCAGAGATCTCGTCCAGACCAAGCTCCGTTAAGGGTGATATCACAGGAGATTACAAGGTAACTCCAGAAGATGCGTACGTGGCTCTAACCCTATTCCTAGGTGAGAAAGTCGATACAAGGATCGAGGAACTTATAGATATGGACAAGAACGGCATAATAGACCTAGGAGATGTGTTTAGAATTTACTCTCATTCTTAG
- a CDS encoding NAD+ synthase, translating to MRRLNYDKVVERLVDFIRDVGKSGVVVGISGGVDSATVAYLATKALGRERVLGLIMPYFENKDVEDAKLVAESLGIGYKVINIRPIVDSFRENLNLELDRKALGNIMARTRMIILYAHANSLGRIVLGTSNRSEFLTGYFTKWGDGASDYAPLINLYKTEVWEIAKRIGVPERIVKKKPSAGLWEGQTDEDELGISYALLDEILWRLVDLGMEKEKIAKELNIPMSKVEHVEKLVKGSEHKRRLPLGPKFDDLIVRP from the coding sequence ATGAGGAGGCTAAACTACGATAAAGTTGTGGAGAGGTTAGTTGATTTCATAAGGGATGTGGGCAAGAGCGGAGTCGTCGTTGGAATAAGTGGAGGAGTTGACAGCGCAACCGTAGCTTACCTGGCAACCAAGGCACTAGGTAGGGAAAGGGTTTTGGGACTGATAATGCCGTACTTTGAGAACAAGGACGTTGAGGATGCAAAGCTTGTAGCTGAAAGCCTCGGAATAGGGTACAAGGTCATTAACATAAGGCCGATCGTTGATTCATTCAGGGAAAACCTAAACTTAGAGCTTGATAGGAAGGCCCTTGGAAATATCATGGCCAGAACGAGGATGATAATTCTCTATGCTCACGCCAATTCCCTGGGAAGAATAGTCCTTGGAACGAGCAACAGGAGCGAATTTCTAACGGGGTACTTCACTAAGTGGGGGGATGGAGCAAGTGATTATGCCCCACTGATAAATCTCTACAAGACTGAGGTTTGGGAGATAGCGAAGAGAATTGGGGTTCCTGAGAGGATAGTAAAGAAGAAGCCCTCAGCTGGACTTTGGGAAGGTCAAACTGATGAAGATGAACTTGGAATAAGCTATGCATTACTTGACGAGATACTCTGGAGGCTTGTAGACCTTGGAATGGAAAAGGAGAAGATAGCAAAGGAACTCAACATTCCAATGAGCAAGGTTGAACACGTTGAAAAGCTTGTAAAGGGAAGCGAACACAAGAGGAGATTACCCCTGGGACCAAAGTTCGACGACCTCATAGTAAGGCCTTAA
- a CDS encoding tripartite tricarboxylate transporter permease, whose amino-acid sequence MRELVEGVLLGTLTGLTPGLHVNSLSRLSLPIPVLFTMGLVHTFLDSIPSALFGVPDSDDTVPSLLPSHRMVLEGRFGELVRLSISSSFIALILSILFLPIYSFIAPLYTFKIGLIFVIFLSIVLIVLQRNRIRALLIFLFSGFLGYSAFNLPIRDPFYPLFTGLFALPLLIEAYRNPPAEIEIADSELKVPTKTILKFSALGTLFGALASLLPTLTAGQASLIGSRFTKDDEEFLTIVYSTNTAAYSFSLANLALTGKTRNGVMVAIGDVSIGELPYLYLLGVSAGMLVLVLAPRLAIAMGKLAFKRYKLSIASILVFLFVLGFIYDGLIGITLMLSAMFLGFLAPSWGVARVTYMGVLMLPIIVESII is encoded by the coding sequence ATGAGGGAACTAGTTGAGGGAGTCCTCCTTGGAACGTTGACTGGATTAACTCCTGGATTGCATGTTAATTCATTAAGTAGACTTTCCCTTCCTATTCCCGTTCTCTTCACCATGGGCCTCGTTCATACGTTTCTCGATTCAATCCCCTCAGCTCTATTCGGTGTTCCTGATTCGGACGATACCGTTCCCTCTCTTTTACCCTCCCACAGAATGGTTTTAGAGGGGAGGTTTGGTGAACTCGTTAGACTCTCGATTTCTTCGAGCTTTATCGCCCTCATACTTTCCATCCTATTTCTTCCGATTTACTCTTTCATTGCACCTCTCTACACTTTTAAGATTGGTCTAATTTTTGTGATATTCCTCTCAATTGTTCTGATAGTTCTCCAGAGAAATAGAATAAGAGCCCTACTTATCTTTCTCTTCTCAGGTTTCTTGGGATACTCGGCCTTTAATTTACCCATACGAGATCCTTTTTATCCTCTCTTCACGGGACTGTTTGCATTGCCCCTGCTCATCGAAGCGTATAGAAATCCACCAGCGGAAATAGAGATAGCTGATTCAGAACTGAAGGTTCCAACAAAAACGATATTAAAGTTTTCGGCCCTTGGAACACTTTTCGGAGCACTGGCCTCTCTACTACCGACTTTAACGGCAGGTCAAGCTTCGCTAATTGGCTCTAGATTTACCAAAGATGATGAGGAATTTCTGACGATAGTTTACTCCACAAATACAGCAGCATACTCATTTTCTTTAGCAAACCTAGCCTTAACGGGAAAGACTAGGAATGGTGTCATGGTTGCCATTGGTGATGTCTCAATTGGAGAGCTTCCTTATCTATACCTTCTGGGGGTCTCTGCCGGGATGCTAGTTCTCGTTCTTGCTCCCAGACTTGCAATTGCAATGGGTAAGTTAGCATTCAAAAGGTATAAGCTGTCAATAGCCTCAATATTGGTGTTTCTCTTTGTTCTAGGTTTCATTTACGATGGCCTAATAGGAATAACATTGATGCTCTCTGCGATGTTTCTAGGATTTTTGGCTCCTTCCTGGGGCGTTGCGAGGGTTACCTATATGGGAGTTTTAATGCTCCCTATAATCGTGGAAAGCATTATCTAG
- a CDS encoding RNA 2'-phosphotransferase, protein MAYILRHDPWSFGLSPDEEGFVEIDELVNAVRKVYPWVTEEFIRDIVERDEKERYEIRGNKIRARYGHSYPVNLKHEEDLESKILYHGTIRENLEGIMKEGIKPMKRQFVHLSLNYEDAYNTGRRHGSNVVVLLIDAECLRKKGLKILKAGKKVRIVKHVPVECIVGEL, encoded by the coding sequence ATGGCCTACATCTTAAGGCACGATCCCTGGAGCTTTGGATTAAGCCCAGATGAAGAGGGATTCGTGGAGATAGATGAGCTTGTTAACGCGGTTAGGAAGGTCTATCCCTGGGTTACTGAGGAGTTCATCAGGGATATCGTGGAGAGGGACGAAAAGGAAAGGTACGAGATCAGGGGAAATAAAATTAGGGCCAGATACGGACACAGCTATCCAGTGAACCTAAAGCATGAAGAAGACCTTGAGAGCAAGATTCTCTACCATGGAACAATCAGGGAAAACTTAGAAGGAATAATGAAAGAGGGGATAAAGCCGATGAAGAGACAGTTCGTTCACCTAAGCCTGAACTACGAAGACGCGTACAACACAGGAAGGAGGCATGGAAGCAATGTCGTCGTTCTCCTTATAGATGCGGAGTGCCTGAGGAAAAAGGGATTGAAGATCTTAAAGGCTGGAAAGAAAGTTAGAATAGTTAAGCACGTTCCCGTTGAATGTATCGTTGGAGAACTCTGA
- a CDS encoding molybdenum cofactor biosynthesis protein MoaE, translating to MGKVRIVKKPEDFNLQEAVSMISSPSTGGIVMFLGKVRNENFGRRVKKLIYEAYEEMALREMERIREEALKRFPINDIVIWHRIGELDIGENTILVIASGKHRKEAFDACIWVVDEVKKRVPIWKKEITEEGEFWIEGDKPIPANRPGS from the coding sequence ATGGGGAAGGTTAGAATTGTTAAGAAGCCTGAAGATTTCAATCTCCAAGAAGCGGTTTCGATGATTTCCTCTCCTTCAACAGGTGGAATAGTTATGTTCCTTGGCAAGGTTAGAAATGAGAATTTTGGTAGGAGGGTGAAAAAGCTAATTTACGAAGCCTACGAAGAGATGGCACTCAGGGAAATGGAGAGGATTAGAGAGGAGGCCTTGAAAAGGTTCCCAATAAATGATATCGTGATATGGCACAGGATCGGTGAGCTTGACATCGGTGAGAATACGATCTTAGTAATTGCCTCTGGAAAGCATAGGAAAGAGGCCTTTGATGCCTGTATCTGGGTGGTTGATGAAGTTAAGAAGAGAGTCCCAATATGGAAGAAGGAGATTACCGAGGAGGGTGAGTTCTGGATCGAGGGTGACAAGCCAATCCCTGCAAACAGGCCTGGTTCCTGA
- a CDS encoding NAD(P)/FAD-dependent oxidoreductase, which translates to MRYDVVVVGSGVAGPIVARNVAKAGFSVLLVDKKPAIGAPKQCAEGLTMNAFKEFDIPYDKRFINREIYGAKIYSPSGYTAELRYKEVSGVILERKVFDKMLAYYAAKAGADVWARTEVVDVIRKDGRIVGVKAKHEGEPVEIEAKVIVAADGVESTIARKAGINTYAPPHEFDSGYEYEMLIEGFDPDLIHLWFGTKIAPRGYIWVFPKDEDRANVGIGINSDNELTAKYYLDKWLKENNIPMRKILEINVGLIPVGGFVKELVKENVLVVGDAARQVNPVHGGGMAEAMKAATIASKWIVKALEEENLELLKNYKEEWWKKEGPRMEKLLRLRRAMEKLTDEDLDVFVQLVSGTDLEKLASGNYLEVIKALMRHPKVLMSRRRLEILKALL; encoded by the coding sequence ATGAGGTACGATGTCGTTGTCGTTGGTTCTGGAGTTGCTGGGCCTATAGTCGCTAGGAACGTCGCTAAGGCCGGTTTCTCTGTATTGTTAGTTGACAAAAAGCCTGCAATAGGTGCCCCAAAGCAGTGCGCTGAAGGCCTAACCATGAACGCCTTCAAGGAGTTCGACATACCCTATGACAAGCGCTTCATAAACAGGGAAATTTATGGTGCAAAGATATACTCCCCGAGTGGATACACAGCTGAACTTAGGTATAAGGAGGTTAGTGGAGTAATCCTGGAGAGGAAGGTGTTCGATAAGATGCTCGCGTATTATGCAGCGAAGGCCGGTGCCGATGTGTGGGCCAGGACTGAAGTCGTGGATGTAATAAGGAAAGATGGGAGGATAGTTGGGGTTAAGGCCAAGCATGAGGGAGAGCCCGTTGAGATAGAGGCAAAGGTTATAGTTGCGGCTGATGGAGTTGAGAGTACAATAGCTAGAAAGGCTGGAATAAACACCTACGCTCCTCCTCATGAGTTCGACTCCGGCTATGAATATGAGATGCTCATAGAGGGGTTTGATCCGGACTTAATTCATCTCTGGTTTGGGACGAAGATAGCTCCCAGGGGATACATATGGGTATTCCCAAAGGATGAGGACAGGGCCAACGTTGGCATCGGGATAAACTCGGATAACGAGCTCACGGCAAAGTACTATCTAGACAAGTGGCTAAAGGAGAACAACATACCAATGAGAAAGATCCTTGAGATAAACGTTGGTCTAATTCCAGTTGGTGGCTTTGTCAAGGAGCTCGTCAAGGAAAATGTTCTCGTCGTTGGGGATGCAGCCAGGCAGGTTAATCCCGTTCACGGTGGTGGAATGGCCGAGGCAATGAAGGCGGCAACCATAGCATCGAAGTGGATAGTTAAGGCCTTGGAAGAGGAGAACTTGGAGCTCCTGAAGAACTACAAGGAGGAATGGTGGAAGAAAGAGGGGCCAAGGATGGAGAAGTTACTTAGGCTTAGAAGGGCCATGGAGAAGCTTACAGATGAGGATCTCGATGTCTTCGTTCAACTCGTTAGCGGTACAGACCTGGAGAAGTTGGCCAGTGGAAACTACCTCGAGGTAATCAAAGCCCTAATGAGGCATCCAAAAGTTTTGATGAGCAGGAGGAGGCTTGAGATACTTAAGGCCTTACTATGA
- a CDS encoding thioredoxin family protein, with amino-acid sequence MGLISEEDKRIIKEEFFSKMVNPVKLIVFIGKEHCQYCDQLKQLVQELSELTDKLSYEIIDFDTPEGKELAKKYRIDRAPATTITQDGKDFGVRYFGIPAGHEFAAFLEDIVDVSRADTDLMPDSKEEVAKIDKDVRILVFVTPTCPYCPLAVRMAHKFAIENTKAGKGKILGDMVEAIEYPEWADQYNVMAVPKIVIQVNGEDKVQFEGAYPEKMFLEKLLAALS; translated from the coding sequence ATGGGATTGATAAGTGAGGAGGACAAGAGGATAATCAAGGAAGAATTCTTCTCAAAAATGGTTAATCCAGTCAAGCTCATCGTGTTTATCGGTAAGGAGCACTGCCAGTACTGTGACCAGCTAAAGCAACTCGTTCAGGAGCTCTCAGAGTTAACGGATAAGCTCAGCTATGAGATAATTGACTTCGACACTCCAGAGGGGAAGGAGTTGGCGAAGAAGTACAGGATAGATAGGGCCCCAGCGACAACGATAACTCAGGATGGAAAGGACTTTGGAGTTAGATACTTTGGAATTCCAGCTGGACACGAGTTTGCTGCCTTCCTTGAGGATATAGTCGATGTGAGCAGGGCCGATACTGATCTAATGCCCGATAGCAAGGAAGAAGTGGCTAAGATAGACAAGGACGTTAGAATACTCGTCTTCGTTACTCCAACGTGCCCCTACTGTCCATTGGCAGTTAGGATGGCCCACAAGTTTGCAATAGAGAACACGAAGGCGGGAAAGGGCAAGATACTTGGGGACATGGTTGAGGCCATTGAGTATCCAGAGTGGGCAGATCAGTACAACGTCATGGCCGTGCCGAAGATAGTTATTCAGGTGAACGGTGAGGATAAGGTTCAGTTCGAGGGAGCTTACCCAGAGAAGATGTTCCTTGAGAAGCTACTTGCAGCACTTAGCTAG
- a CDS encoding tetratricopeptide repeat protein, producing the protein MSPEEIKEILEKKIDSLSDEELQEILEIGEKIGKEKGDLELLKLVTYYYAEFFGIDKLKEFENVAKEKGFDGLLHLADLYSLLGYPEKALDIYRELLKKESDPERRGEVYYGIATVHEDLQEYDKARDAIEKAVKAFKDSGNEEKLQQAEVYYAYITFEAGDKVKAKEILAGMLPRVKDRNIRAQIHIVFKEIFEDDENYEAAIQEALYSLVESEDDEVFEVAFDGLIDLLWQLILDDKYEEIYLNMPMFKAALPNLQEFFEGVRRIALYRAGKIGREEVSEMIMKIKDERLVSILEFLGEAEL; encoded by the coding sequence ATGAGTCCGGAAGAGATTAAGGAAATTCTGGAGAAGAAGATCGACTCACTGAGTGATGAAGAACTCCAAGAGATCCTCGAGATCGGGGAAAAGATTGGGAAGGAAAAGGGAGATTTGGAATTGTTGAAGCTTGTAACTTATTATTATGCTGAATTCTTTGGCATAGACAAGCTTAAAGAATTTGAGAATGTGGCAAAAGAAAAGGGATTTGATGGTCTACTTCACTTGGCAGACCTCTACTCTCTCTTAGGTTACCCAGAGAAGGCCCTCGATATATACAGGGAGCTACTTAAGAAGGAAAGTGATCCAGAGAGAAGGGGAGAGGTATACTATGGAATCGCAACAGTCCACGAGGATCTCCAAGAATATGATAAGGCTAGAGACGCCATAGAGAAAGCCGTTAAAGCATTTAAAGATAGTGGAAACGAAGAAAAGCTTCAACAGGCCGAAGTTTATTATGCTTACATAACCTTCGAGGCCGGAGATAAGGTTAAGGCCAAGGAAATACTTGCAGGGATGCTACCGAGAGTTAAGGACAGGAACATTAGAGCTCAGATTCATATAGTCTTCAAAGAGATATTCGAAGATGACGAGAACTACGAAGCCGCAATCCAGGAAGCCTTGTATTCACTCGTAGAGTCCGAGGATGATGAGGTATTTGAAGTTGCATTCGACGGATTGATAGACCTGCTTTGGCAATTAATTTTAGATGACAAGTACGAGGAGATATACTTGAACATGCCGATGTTTAAAGCTGCACTTCCCAACCTCCAAGAGTTCTTCGAAGGGGTGAGAAGAATAGCCCTGTACAGGGCTGGGAAGATTGGAAGGGAAGAGGTTAGCGAGATGATCATGAAGATTAAGGATGAAAGGCTCGTCTCAATATTAGAATTCCTGGGGGAGGCTGAGCTATGA
- a CDS encoding RAD55 family ATPase, with amino-acid sequence MEEFSEEKIERSVERVPTGIIDDLISGGIPKGSVVLVIGDPKAGKSTFLTQFVYNQLRNGIPVIGVLVDISKYEFISNALEFGWEFTPYLDEKIILLDAYTQRLRKTPKFSFEETIVGDLSNTLNLLDAIKDTTLKILSTTKTDGIVGFISSMTPIFFETPKKEIYKFLEDLREFAHRNRQVWVLEMNSGIEEPYVETMVKAIVDGIIELKLMEEGKTLKRYLRIYGMRRTAHKLDWIEYRITSEGIKLIL; translated from the coding sequence ATGGAAGAATTCAGTGAGGAGAAAATTGAAAGGTCAGTTGAGAGGGTTCCAACTGGAATAATAGATGATCTAATTAGTGGTGGAATTCCAAAGGGAAGCGTTGTATTAGTTATAGGTGATCCAAAGGCTGGAAAGAGCACCTTTTTAACTCAGTTCGTCTATAATCAGCTTAGAAATGGAATTCCGGTAATAGGAGTCCTGGTTGACATCTCAAAGTATGAGTTCATAAGCAATGCCTTGGAGTTTGGTTGGGAGTTCACTCCTTACTTGGACGAGAAGATAATCCTCCTAGACGCTTACACCCAAAGGCTTAGAAAGACCCCAAAGTTTTCCTTTGAGGAGACCATAGTCGGTGACTTGAGCAACACCCTTAATCTCCTTGATGCCATTAAGGATACAACCCTAAAGATACTGTCAACAACGAAAACAGATGGGATCGTTGGCTTCATATCTTCAATGACGCCGATATTCTTTGAAACTCCTAAAAAGGAGATATACAAGTTTCTAGAAGATCTGAGAGAATTTGCCCACAGGAATAGACAAGTGTGGGTTCTTGAAATGAACTCTGGAATAGAGGAGCCCTATGTTGAGACGATGGTTAAGGCAATCGTCGATGGAATAATTGAGCTCAAGCTCATGGAAGAGGGGAAGACGCTAAAGAGGTATCTACGCATCTACGGAATGAGGAGAACGGCTCATAAGCTGGATTGGATCGAGTATAGGATAACTTCCGAGGGCATTAAGTTAATCCTATAA
- a CDS encoding SPASM domain-containing protein — MTAVEEAKPLVTTNLNVRESPKISTISKPPWVSTFHKGKLERIILLIGEGKGRFSERSGIPRSIGCLGNHRLTLYRRKLSLSSFKKVIREFQRIAPGGEVYITNYDDIKEAVELASFASERDLDVYLIALPEDVPQVPKDRKFKLVGEYFYEELDDGVKNVDILLLVVKFKEYKELLKNGIDFNGDIWIDVLYPGSLRFLDFNPIELRKIANSTAISYSPCLAGLVAISPEGFVTPCPLLRKFIVGDITRESLKTIIKKQRLKKFWKLTKDKIEFCSRCNLRYACHDCRALEYMATGELLGMEFCPLMEPI, encoded by the coding sequence GTGACCGCCGTGGAGGAGGCGAAGCCCCTCGTCACGACAAACCTCAACGTTAGGGAGTCGCCAAAGATAAGCACGATCTCAAAGCCTCCATGGGTCTCCACGTTTCACAAGGGTAAGTTGGAGAGAATAATCCTCTTGATTGGCGAGGGAAAGGGAAGATTTTCCGAGAGAAGTGGCATTCCGAGGAGTATAGGGTGCCTTGGCAATCACAGGCTGACCCTCTATAGAAGGAAATTGTCCCTCAGTAGCTTTAAGAAGGTTATAAGGGAGTTTCAAAGGATAGCTCCCGGTGGTGAAGTCTACATAACCAACTATGATGACATCAAAGAGGCAGTTGAACTCGCGAGCTTTGCCTCAGAAAGGGATCTTGATGTTTACCTAATTGCGTTACCCGAGGATGTACCACAGGTGCCCAAGGATCGGAAGTTCAAGTTGGTTGGAGAGTACTTCTATGAGGAGCTTGACGATGGGGTTAAGAACGTTGACATACTGTTACTCGTCGTTAAATTCAAGGAGTATAAAGAGCTTTTGAAGAATGGCATAGATTTCAATGGTGATATTTGGATCGACGTACTCTATCCAGGGTCTTTAAGATTCCTGGACTTCAATCCAATAGAGCTGAGAAAGATTGCAAACTCAACTGCAATCTCTTATAGTCCCTGTTTAGCTGGATTGGTTGCCATAAGTCCAGAGGGCTTCGTAACACCTTGCCCTCTCCTTAGAAAGTTTATAGTTGGAGATATAACAAGGGAAAGTCTAAAGACGATAATTAAAAAGCAGAGGCTAAAGAAGTTCTGGAAGCTCACTAAGGACAAAATAGAGTTTTGTAGTAGATGCAACCTTAGATATGCATGTCATGATTGCAGAGCTCTGGAATACATGGCAACTGGGGAATTACTTGGCATGGAATTTTGTCCCCTTATGGAACCTATCTAA
- a CDS encoding DUF362 domain-containing protein — protein sequence MAKRIRVLVNEDKCYLCGGCAGVCPTLAIHVSSSWEFFEDKCISCMICIKACPVGALSYEEVSQ from the coding sequence ATGGCGAAGAGGATAAGGGTTCTGGTGAATGAGGACAAATGCTATCTCTGTGGTGGCTGTGCTGGAGTTTGTCCAACCCTTGCAATTCACGTTTCTTCTTCTTGGGAGTTCTTCGAGGACAAGTGCATTTCTTGCATGATATGCATAAAGGCCTGTCCAGTTGGAGCCTTAAGCTATGAGGAGGTGTCTCAATGA
- a CDS encoding ATPase domain-containing protein, whose translation MVYQPIRRVKSGIPGLDELIEGGFPEGTTVLVTGGTGTGKTTFAAQFIYKGAEKYDEPGVFVTLEERARDLRREMASFGWDFEKYEKEGKIAIVDGVSSVVGLPSEEKFVLEDRFNVDNFLRYIYRVVKAINAKRLVIDSIPSIALRLEEERRIREVLLKLNTILLEMGVTTILTTEAPDPQHGKLSRYGIEEYIARGVIVLDLQEKNIELKRYILIRKMRETRHSMKKYPFEIGSDGIVVYPSGEIY comes from the coding sequence ATGGTTTACCAACCAATTAGGAGAGTTAAAAGTGGAATCCCAGGACTCGATGAGCTGATTGAGGGAGGCTTTCCAGAGGGAACCACGGTTCTAGTTACGGGGGGAACTGGAACTGGTAAAACGACATTTGCTGCTCAATTTATATATAAAGGTGCTGAAAAGTACGATGAGCCAGGAGTGTTCGTGACGCTCGAAGAGAGAGCCAGGGACTTAAGAAGGGAGATGGCATCCTTTGGTTGGGATTTCGAGAAGTATGAGAAGGAGGGTAAGATTGCAATTGTTGATGGGGTCAGCTCTGTTGTGGGCCTCCCAAGCGAGGAGAAATTCGTCCTTGAGGATAGGTTTAATGTGGACAACTTCCTTAGGTATATTTATAGAGTTGTGAAGGCGATAAATGCGAAGAGGTTGGTTATAGATTCAATACCTTCAATTGCATTAAGATTAGAGGAGGAGAGGAGGATTAGAGAGGTTCTCTTGAAGTTGAATACAATTCTACTTGAAATGGGTGTTACAACGATATTGACCACCGAAGCTCCAGATCCTCAGCACGGTAAGCTTAGCAGGTATGGAATCGAGGAATACATAGCTAGGGGAGTTATAGTTCTCGACCTCCAGGAGAAGAATATAGAGCTGAAGAGGTACATCCTCATAAGGAAGATGCGTGAGACGAGGCACTCTATGAAGAAGTATCCATTTGAAATTGGTTCTGATGGTATAGTTGTGTATCCAAGTGGGGAGATCTACTAG